The Dehalogenimonas sp. 4OHTPN genome window below encodes:
- a CDS encoding PAS domain S-box protein: MDLVKPDSAQLLSITYRFLEIANRHTAVSPMLDEFVGELKNVTGCAAVGIRLLDEQGNIPYACYDGFSQGFMDQENLLSIRHDQCMCVNVISGKSTQQKPFYSPKGSFWLNDTRQFLDTVADSEKGTTRNVCANHGYRSVALVPIRASDRVLGLIHVADTKPDMVPIEMVLQLEHTALALGNSITRVTLSQAQRDTEVKFRTLFDNAGDAIILWEKVGAEYQIIEVNQLACDRYGYTKAEMIGMSGRQLNTAASYAGAAASITDLDEHDHARFQLTHLAKSGQEIPVEVTAHNFILNSKPVILSVVRDITDRLKKEAELRQLASFPLSNPNPVLRLTPQGKIVFANPAADLLLKSWKLGIGDVIPSLWLEKTVAAFNTGEKTVSEIKSGDAFFAVTTYPDMTSGFVNLYAMDITARKDAELALQTSRDHLEKLNNSLPDVIFVTRRPSRRIEYVNNRVTQIYGYSAEECLGRTPEFLFATRGAYLGQSRRISDVIRHSNSGDSVRTELMQKRKNGELFPCELIQTFTSHPDGTISIISIARDITSQQQTQKEIESYHQRLEEMVAARTEALNGEITNRKRAENELRSLYEREQTLSAALRQQIEERSLFTRALVHELKTPLTPLLTASDFLEATLTDETARGFARNIKLGARNLEKRINEMLDLARGEVGALRLTYRDFDLVELLTETATYVQPETTRRGQILEINLPPAPLAIQADPDRLRQVVLNLINNSLKFTKKGGHIRVTARSEPGAAVISVEDTGAGIATSDLPFIFQPYHRGQNSDKKRLGGLGLGLALAKMIVELHGGQIWLKSAVGKGSTFNFRVPFKKV, translated from the coding sequence TTGGATTTGGTAAAACCGGACTCAGCGCAACTACTTTCGATCACTTATCGGTTCCTGGAGATTGCCAACCGGCATACCGCCGTATCGCCGATGCTGGATGAGTTCGTTGGAGAGTTGAAAAATGTGACCGGGTGCGCCGCTGTAGGCATCAGGCTCCTCGATGAACAAGGCAACATTCCTTATGCATGCTATGACGGCTTCAGCCAGGGTTTTATGGATCAGGAGAACCTGCTATCGATTCGCCATGACCAATGTATGTGCGTTAATGTCATTTCTGGCAAATCGACTCAACAGAAACCGTTTTATTCGCCAAAAGGCTCGTTCTGGTTGAATGACACCCGTCAGTTTCTGGATACCGTCGCAGACAGCGAAAAGGGCACTACCCGAAACGTCTGCGCAAATCACGGCTACCGTTCGGTGGCTCTTGTCCCTATCCGCGCGAGTGATCGTGTTCTAGGTTTGATCCACGTTGCTGATACTAAACCAGACATGGTGCCCATCGAGATGGTTCTACAATTGGAACACACGGCACTAGCCCTAGGAAATTCCATTACCAGAGTGACATTGTCCCAGGCCCAGCGTGACACTGAAGTCAAGTTTCGGACCCTTTTCGATAACGCAGGTGACGCCATCATCCTCTGGGAAAAAGTTGGTGCCGAATACCAAATTATCGAGGTCAACCAACTTGCCTGTGACCGGTACGGTTATACCAAAGCTGAAATGATCGGGATGTCCGGAAGGCAACTCAACACTGCTGCAAGTTACGCCGGAGCGGCGGCTTCGATTACGGATTTAGATGAGCACGACCATGCAAGGTTCCAGCTTACGCATCTGGCGAAATCAGGGCAAGAGATTCCTGTCGAGGTTACCGCCCATAATTTCATACTGAATTCCAAACCGGTCATCTTGTCTGTAGTCCGCGATATTACCGACCGGCTAAAAAAAGAAGCGGAATTGCGGCAACTCGCCTCCTTCCCGTTGTCAAATCCCAATCCAGTGTTGCGGCTTACGCCGCAGGGTAAAATAGTCTTCGCTAATCCTGCGGCTGATCTGCTTTTAAAATCATGGAAACTGGGCATCGGGGATGTGATCCCATCCCTCTGGCTTGAGAAAACCGTCGCCGCCTTTAACACCGGGGAAAAAACGGTTTCGGAGATCAAGAGCGGCGATGCATTTTTCGCGGTCACTACGTACCCGGACATGACGAGCGGGTTCGTAAACCTTTATGCCATGGATATCACCGCCCGAAAAGATGCCGAGTTAGCCCTTCAAACAAGCCGCGACCACCTTGAAAAATTGAACAATTCTCTTCCGGATGTTATTTTCGTCACCCGAAGGCCGAGCCGTCGTATAGAATATGTCAATAACAGGGTGACTCAAATCTATGGCTATTCCGCGGAAGAATGCCTTGGCCGGACACCTGAGTTCCTTTTTGCCACCAGGGGGGCCTACTTAGGCCAAAGCCGGCGCATCTCTGATGTAATAAGACACAGCAATTCTGGGGATAGTGTCCGGACTGAATTGATGCAAAAAAGGAAGAACGGGGAATTGTTTCCATGCGAACTGATTCAGACATTCACTTCACACCCGGATGGAACTATTTCGATCATTTCTATCGCCCGCGATATTACCTCACAGCAGCAAACCCAAAAAGAAATCGAAAGCTATCACCAACGGCTCGAAGAAATGGTGGCGGCGCGGACTGAGGCTCTGAATGGCGAAATCACCAACAGAAAACGAGCCGAGAACGAATTAAGGTCACTTTACGAGCGCGAGCAAACACTTTCCGCGGCTCTTCGCCAGCAGATCGAAGAGCGCTCCTTATTTACCCGGGCGTTGGTGCATGAGCTCAAAACACCGCTCACACCCTTGTTGACGGCATCTGATTTTCTCGAAGCCACTTTGACGGACGAAACAGCCCGGGGATTCGCCCGCAATATTAAGCTTGGGGCGCGCAACCTTGAAAAGAGAATCAACGAAATGTTGGATCTTGCGCGAGGCGAAGTCGGCGCGCTGCGGTTAACCTATCGTGATTTCGACCTGGTGGAACTCCTCACCGAAACAGCCACCTACGTCCAACCTGAAACAACGCGCCGGGGCCAAATTCTAGAAATAAACTTGCCTCCAGCGCCGCTGGCTATCCAGGCTGATCCAGATCGACTCCGGCAAGTGGTTCTTAACCTTATCAACAATTCGTTGAAATTCACCAAAAAGGGTGGACACATCAGGGTGACTGCCCGCAGTGAGCCGGGGGCAGCAGTTATTTCGGTTGAAGACACGGGTGCCGGCATCGCAACCTCGGACCTGCCATTTATCTTCCAACCCTACCACCGGGGGCAAAATTCTGATAAGAAGCGCCTGGGCGGACTGGGATTGGGGCTTGCTTTGGCAAAAATGATCGTAGAACTGCACGGCGGACAAATTTGGCTCAAGAGCGCCGTGGGGAAGGGCAGCACTTTCAATTTCAGGGTCCCTTTCAAGAAGGTATAG
- a CDS encoding response regulator transcription factor — MKILIVEDDSAIVELVSLCLRVSWPDARILFTSLAEEGIEIAERENPDLVILDLGLPDRSGLEVLKEVRHNSNVPIIILTVRDEEADVVRGLELGADDYITKPFRQMEFVSRAKALLRRQHAADSSGPTTIGQFHFSASRRQVNCAGKTLKLTTTEGKILHNLAQNAGKPVSHGDLSLAIWGEMPPDAANSIRVHMRNLRQKLSDAGLENVIMTKSGAGYFLKK, encoded by the coding sequence ATGAAAATTTTAATCGTAGAAGATGACAGCGCCATCGTAGAACTGGTCAGTCTTTGTCTCAGGGTAAGCTGGCCTGACGCCAGGATTCTGTTTACCAGCCTGGCGGAGGAAGGCATCGAAATTGCGGAACGGGAAAACCCGGACCTGGTAATTTTGGACCTCGGCTTGCCGGATAGAAGCGGACTGGAAGTGTTGAAAGAAGTCCGTCACAACTCGAATGTTCCTATCATTATCTTGACTGTCAGAGACGAAGAAGCTGATGTCGTCCGCGGGTTGGAATTGGGAGCGGATGACTATATCACCAAACCGTTTCGGCAAATGGAGTTCGTCTCCAGGGCCAAAGCGTTATTACGCCGGCAGCACGCCGCGGATTCCAGCGGGCCGACGACAATCGGGCAGTTCCATTTTTCTGCCTCCCGCCGCCAGGTGAATTGCGCTGGGAAAACCCTGAAGCTGACCACCACCGAAGGAAAAATTTTGCATAATTTAGCTCAGAACGCAGGTAAGCCGGTATCACATGGTGACCTCTCACTGGCTATTTGGGGCGAGATGCCCCCGGATGCCGCCAACTCAATCCGGGTCCACATGAGAAATCTCCGTCAAAAACTCTCTGACGCAGGGCTTGAAAACGTGATCATGACCAAATCCGGGGCAGGTTACTTTTTGAAGAAATAG
- a CDS encoding Fe-Mn family superoxide dismutase: MTYGIQDYSKLLGIKGFSDNLLNNHFTLYQGYVKNLNRLIETIATLSKGGKSDTPEYAELQRRFGFEWNGMRLHEYYFDNLGGTGFAVSGGKLAQTMAATWGSSEAWEKDFRAIGAMRGVGWVVLYQDIQSGRLFNTWINLHESGHLTGCQPVLVMDVWEHAFMIDYGLKRAEYIEAFFRNIDWSVCELRLK; encoded by the coding sequence ATGACATACGGCATTCAGGATTATTCAAAACTCTTAGGTATAAAGGGCTTTTCTGATAACCTTTTAAACAACCATTTCACCCTTTATCAGGGGTATGTGAAAAACCTCAACCGCCTCATAGAAACGATTGCTACCCTGTCTAAAGGAGGAAAATCCGATACACCGGAGTATGCGGAGTTGCAGCGGCGTTTTGGGTTTGAATGGAACGGCATGCGCCTGCACGAATACTATTTTGACAATCTTGGTGGAACCGGTTTCGCCGTTTCCGGAGGCAAACTCGCACAGACCATGGCCGCAACCTGGGGCAGCAGCGAGGCATGGGAAAAGGATTTCCGGGCAATCGGCGCGATGCGCGGCGTAGGTTGGGTCGTGCTCTATCAGGACATCCAGAGCGGTCGATTGTTTAATACCTGGATTAACTTGCATGAATCCGGTCATCTTACGGGGTGCCAGCCCGTCCTGGTGATGGATGTCTGGGAGCATGCTTTTATGATAGACTACGGATTGAAGCGCGCAGAATATATCGAGGCGTTTTTTAGGAATATCGATTGGTCAGTTTGCGAGCTCCGCTTAAAATAA
- a CDS encoding ferritin family protein, translating to MSLAFSPAELYNIAIAVERRGAAFYDTLARSCQTTEVQKAFLALAAVEHQHIQTFQKLLAAAPKTPSDGADSEEYAGYFKALVDSSVFNDDLATSELVTQVDSDVQALEVGIGAEKDSILFYEQLRDIVAGDASDDVNRIISEEKAHLRTLVEIKNRIK from the coding sequence ATGTCCTTAGCCTTCTCTCCTGCTGAACTCTACAACATTGCCATCGCCGTTGAGCGGCGCGGCGCGGCATTTTACGACACCCTGGCTCGTTCATGCCAGACCACCGAGGTGCAGAAAGCATTTTTAGCGCTGGCTGCCGTCGAGCATCAACATATCCAGACTTTCCAAAAACTGCTGGCCGCAGCGCCGAAAACGCCGAGCGATGGTGCAGATTCGGAAGAGTACGCGGGTTATTTCAAAGCTCTGGTGGATTCATCAGTATTCAACGATGACCTTGCCACCAGCGAACTGGTCACCCAGGTAGATTCCGATGTTCAAGCACTGGAAGTCGGAATCGGGGCTGAAAAAGATTCGATCCTTTTTTACGAACAATTGAGAGACATCGTCGCCGGCGATGCCAGCGACGATGTGAACCGGATCATTAGTGAAGAAAAAGCCCACCTGCGGACGCTGGTCGAAATAAAAAATCGGATCAAATAA
- a CDS encoding NrpR regulatory domain-containing protein — protein MARIDSREVEREKLAILRVLGSASNCLGSQVISRRLRDEYGVELSERAVRYHLGLLDGQGLTSKVSRRSGRSITAAGLDELSNALVTDKVGFVSDKIELLAYQSTFDVDRQTGLIPVNISFFKSSQFSDALKAMAQVYKAGICVSDRIAIAESGGSLGGLQVPDGYVGLATVCSIVINGTLLKAGIPMDSRFGGTLQFRQNRPWRFCDLIHYSGSSLDPSEIFIASRMTTVADTARRGAGKILANFREVPAMSLPLVRDLINRLGKASIRGIVAVGESGKPVCEVPVGLNKAGLVLTGGLNPVAAAAEAGIAIRNRAMSGLMEFRSLHSFWDVTKQLS, from the coding sequence ATGGCCAGGATAGACAGCCGGGAAGTTGAACGGGAAAAACTGGCGATTCTCAGAGTCTTAGGCAGCGCCTCCAACTGCCTCGGCAGCCAGGTGATCTCACGGAGGCTCCGAGACGAATACGGCGTCGAATTATCCGAGAGGGCGGTGCGTTATCACCTCGGGCTGCTCGATGGGCAAGGCCTGACCAGCAAGGTTTCCCGGCGCAGCGGCAGGTCAATTACAGCGGCCGGACTCGATGAGTTGTCAAACGCCCTGGTGACCGACAAGGTTGGTTTTGTTTCCGACAAGATAGAGCTGCTGGCTTACCAAAGCACCTTCGATGTTGACCGGCAGACCGGGTTGATCCCGGTGAATATTTCTTTTTTCAAATCAAGCCAGTTCAGCGACGCGCTGAAAGCCATGGCCCAGGTTTATAAAGCCGGAATCTGTGTTTCAGATAGAATCGCCATCGCTGAATCGGGCGGCTCTTTGGGAGGGCTGCAGGTACCTGATGGTTACGTTGGATTGGCCACGGTGTGCAGCATTGTGATTAATGGTACACTGCTCAAGGCAGGCATACCGATGGATTCACGATTCGGCGGCACGCTGCAGTTCCGTCAGAACCGGCCGTGGAGATTCTGCGATTTGATTCACTATTCAGGGTCATCACTTGATCCATCGGAAATCTTCATTGCCAGCCGGATGACGACAGTTGCCGATACGGCCCGGCGAGGCGCTGGTAAAATATTAGCCAATTTCAGAGAAGTGCCCGCGATGAGTCTACCGCTGGTGCGTGACCTTATCAACCGGCTGGGAAAGGCTTCGATTCGGGGTATAGTTGCCGTAGGGGAAAGCGGTAAACCGGTTTGCGAGGTGCCGGTGGGTCTGAATAAAGCCGGCCTGGTGCTTACGGGCGGGCTGAATCCGGTTGCCGCCGCCGCTGAAGCCGGGATCGCAATTCGCAACCGGGCGATGAGCGGGTTGATGGAGTTCCGATCTCTTCACAGCTTCTGGGATGTCACGAAACAGTTGTCCTGA
- the mtaB gene encoding tRNA (N(6)-L-threonylcarbamoyladenosine(37)-C(2))-methylthiotransferase MtaB translates to MTRVLIVTFGCKLNQAESEDLGRRLAGEGFEIAQLPSEAEVMVFNTCSVTHIAERKIRQAIRSNAKINPSLQIVVTGCYADRDRSGLLTLPNVLGVIGNDSKSEIPAFLSDHSHHRVRIPRSFMPIRARSFIKIQRGCDHRCSYCIVPFVRPVKHSRDPASIIAAIKLRQAEGTKEIVLTGTEIGEYQSNGLGLKELLNRILEETTIERIRVSSLQPQELTPSLVGLWTNERLCPHFHLSLQSGSNSVLGRMRRRYSTDMYRKAVELVRSVVPDAGISTDVIAGFPGETDAEFDNSAAFIEEMNFSRLHVFPFSPRPGTQAAEMPNMVEAKLIQRRVEKLLSIGQECLNTFEKQFIGTKQKILVEGKSGNKWVGFTGNYIRAKISGSQDIINQIVEVVL, encoded by the coding sequence ATGACGCGTGTATTAATCGTAACTTTTGGTTGCAAACTGAACCAGGCCGAATCCGAGGACCTGGGGCGGCGGCTTGCAGGGGAAGGATTTGAGATCGCCCAGTTACCCTCTGAAGCCGAAGTGATGGTCTTCAACACCTGCTCGGTGACTCATATTGCCGAACGGAAAATCCGACAGGCGATCCGGTCCAACGCGAAGATCAATCCCAGTCTCCAGATAGTTGTCACCGGGTGCTACGCTGATCGAGACCGATCCGGTTTATTAACGCTGCCAAACGTTCTGGGGGTCATCGGGAATGACTCCAAAAGTGAAATACCTGCTTTTCTTTCCGACCATAGTCATCACCGGGTGAGAATCCCCCGTTCGTTTATGCCGATTCGCGCCAGATCATTCATCAAAATCCAGCGCGGCTGTGATCACCGATGCTCGTATTGTATTGTGCCCTTTGTTAGACCGGTGAAACACTCCAGGGACCCAGCAAGTATTATCGCTGCCATTAAGTTACGCCAAGCAGAAGGGACCAAGGAAATTGTCCTGACCGGGACCGAAATCGGAGAGTACCAGAGTAACGGCCTTGGATTGAAAGAATTGTTGAATAGGATCCTCGAAGAAACAACTATAGAACGAATCCGCGTATCATCACTGCAGCCCCAGGAACTGACACCCTCCCTCGTCGGTTTATGGACTAATGAAAGATTGTGTCCGCATTTTCATCTATCGCTCCAAAGCGGCTCAAATTCAGTGCTGGGTAGAATGAGACGGCGGTATTCTACTGATATGTACCGGAAAGCGGTCGAACTGGTGCGAAGCGTCGTGCCGGATGCAGGTATTTCAACAGACGTCATCGCAGGGTTCCCCGGCGAAACCGACGCGGAATTTGATAATTCAGCAGCTTTTATCGAGGAAATGAATTTTTCCCGTTTGCACGTATTTCCTTTCTCGCCGCGGCCGGGTACCCAGGCTGCCGAAATGCCGAACATGGTTGAGGCCAAGTTAATACAGCGGCGGGTAGAGAAGCTTCTTTCAATCGGTCAAGAATGCTTAAATACGTTTGAAAAACAATTCATTGGAACGAAGCAGAAAATTCTGGTCGAGGGCAAATCAGGTAATAAATGGGTAGGATTCACGGGAAACTATATTCGAGCCAAAATATCGGGAAGTCAGGACATAATTAATCAGATTGTCGAAGTGGTTCTTTAG
- a CDS encoding CxxC-x17-CxxC domain-containing protein: MAQDKQIQCSDCGTTFTFSAEDQEFFRSKGYTNEPKRCAPCRSARKVERGGSSSMGGGFSGGQRAQMYPAVCAACGQNTQVPFQPRGDKPVYCSDCFRKVRPPTR, encoded by the coding sequence ATGGCTCAGGACAAGCAAATCCAGTGTTCCGATTGCGGAACCACCTTCACCTTTAGCGCTGAGGACCAGGAATTTTTCCGGTCCAAGGGTTACACCAATGAACCCAAGCGCTGCGCGCCTTGCCGCTCCGCTCGCAAAGTCGAGCGCGGTGGCTCGTCAAGCATGGGCGGTGGTTTTAGCGGCGGCCAGCGGGCACAGATGTACCCGGCTGTCTGCGCTGCTTGCGGTCAGAACACCCAGGTTCCGTTCCAACCCCGCGGCGACAAGCCTGTTTATTGCAGCGATTGTTTCCGCAAGGTCAGACCGCCCACCCGGTAG
- a CDS encoding SDR family oxidoreductase — MTKTIGELFDLSGKVAIVTGGAMGIGKGIALRLAEAGASVVIADLNLDAAMQTVAEMRAKGYKVKEAQADTSQVSDAEKTVQLSLAAFGDLHILVNNAGIYPFASTLEMSERIWDKTLNVNLKGVMFFTQAAAKAMVEKGHGGKIINIASVDGFHPTGNLISYDASKGGVVMMTKAIAKDLAPKHINVNAIAPGAIATPGAASGLTGISKEQIEALTKAFIATIPLGRQGEPDDIGRVALFLASEAADYITGTTIVADGGYLVG, encoded by the coding sequence GTGACTAAAACCATCGGAGAACTGTTTGACCTTTCCGGGAAAGTAGCTATCGTGACCGGCGGCGCCATGGGGATCGGTAAAGGCATAGCCTTACGCCTGGCGGAAGCGGGCGCCAGCGTAGTTATTGCGGATCTTAATTTAGATGCGGCTATGCAGACTGTCGCCGAGATGAGGGCTAAGGGGTACAAAGTAAAGGAAGCCCAGGCTGATACCAGCCAGGTGTCCGATGCGGAAAAAACAGTCCAACTGTCGCTTGCGGCATTCGGTGACCTTCATATTCTGGTTAACAACGCCGGAATTTATCCCTTTGCTTCGACACTGGAAATGTCCGAGCGGATTTGGGATAAGACCTTGAACGTAAACCTAAAGGGCGTGATGTTTTTTACTCAGGCGGCGGCCAAGGCCATGGTCGAGAAAGGCCACGGCGGCAAGATCATCAATATAGCCTCTGTTGATGGTTTCCATCCAACCGGCAACCTGATTTCATATGATGCCTCAAAGGGCGGAGTGGTAATGATGACGAAAGCCATCGCAAAAGACCTGGCGCCGAAACACATCAACGTTAATGCAATTGCCCCGGGCGCTATCGCCACACCTGGCGCGGCAAGCGGCCTTACCGGGATCAGCAAGGAACAGATTGAAGCCTTGACCAAGGCGTTTATCGCAACAATTCCCCTCGGCCGCCAGGGTGAACCGGATGATATCGGCCGGGTTGCTCTCTTCCTGGCATCTGAAGCGGCGGACTATATCACGGGCACCACCATTGTCGCGGATGGCGGGTATCTAGTCGGATAA
- a CDS encoding ABC transporter substrate-binding protein yields the protein MPAVIPVRSSHPDISRRSFVKGLAAIAAAIAVSEACNGPDSIVVDNEQKKILVLANRGDPPAHFSTLRTSSIALHHSAGAIFGPGNLVMRNRGNMYLVAPYLARRWVSSPDFTEWTFILRRDVLWHDGTQFQPEDVKFWLDLAVFGLKQGDQVRAPAYYKGELAIKQVEVIPPDQVKITLDEPNRFFPDILADPRIKIDHPRHLMEKRIKEGEINLSPSDIGMIGLGPFKFDSYEIGSVIRVRRFDQYFEQDPSGAALPYLDGIDYIVTTDALSMDIAFRTGRLDGTARGFGHYLTETRLKEYVKDLGKSVVFPLMEGGTFRLAFNVLKPGPWQDARVRRAIALWIDKKAAIPLVLDGFGWTSPDVSPNNPVKDKNFVIWPRLDSQDLVVNRIEARRLLGEAGFSAGFSMGYLCRAENGLPGGQFLKDQLAGLGIDLRLQIVDEAEWNRGRVSLDYDSQSGALSVLPIPEGTEGVYGRFSKAPDAYAKHEDLEIDRFYRELKDASTYDRRLDVWTQLQKYLFVDQTYIIPIAEITYVQAFRDYVKGLVIPPEDGHTFTDYATVSLER from the coding sequence GTGCCTGCCGTCATCCCCGTTAGATCCTCCCATCCTGACATCAGCCGTCGGAGTTTCGTAAAAGGACTGGCAGCCATCGCCGCGGCCATCGCAGTCAGCGAGGCTTGCAACGGTCCGGATTCCATTGTCGTTGATAACGAACAAAAGAAAATCCTCGTCCTGGCTAACCGCGGCGATCCGCCGGCCCATTTCAGCACATTGCGCACTTCAAGCATCGCTCTTCACCATTCCGCCGGAGCTATCTTCGGGCCGGGTAATCTGGTCATGAGAAACCGGGGCAACATGTATTTGGTCGCTCCTTACCTGGCCCGACGATGGGTCTCCAGTCCTGACTTCACCGAGTGGACTTTCATTCTCCGGCGCGACGTCCTCTGGCACGACGGCACCCAGTTCCAGCCGGAGGATGTAAAATTCTGGCTGGATCTGGCTGTCTTCGGGCTGAAGCAAGGGGATCAGGTCCGGGCGCCGGCCTATTACAAAGGCGAATTGGCTATCAAGCAGGTGGAGGTTATTCCACCGGATCAAGTGAAGATAACCTTGGACGAGCCAAACCGATTCTTCCCTGATATCCTGGCCGATCCGAGAATCAAGATCGACCACCCGCGTCATCTGATGGAAAAACGAATCAAAGAAGGAGAGATCAACCTTTCGCCTTCCGACATTGGCATGATCGGCCTGGGGCCTTTTAAATTTGACAGCTATGAAATTGGTTCCGTTATCCGCGTCAGGCGGTTCGATCAATACTTCGAGCAAGACCCTTCAGGTGCGGCACTGCCGTACCTCGATGGAATTGACTACATTGTCACGACCGACGCCCTATCCATGGATATCGCCTTCCGCACCGGGCGCCTGGACGGCACAGCGAGGGGATTCGGCCACTATTTGACGGAAACCCGTTTGAAGGAATACGTTAAAGATCTCGGAAAGAGTGTCGTCTTTCCCTTAATGGAGGGCGGCACTTTCCGGCTGGCGTTTAACGTCCTGAAGCCTGGACCGTGGCAGGATGCCAGAGTGAGACGGGCAATTGCGTTATGGATCGATAAAAAAGCGGCTATCCCGCTGGTGCTGGACGGTTTCGGTTGGACATCGCCGGATGTCAGCCCCAACAACCCTGTCAAAGACAAAAACTTTGTGATCTGGCCGAGACTTGATTCCCAGGATTTGGTGGTAAACCGTATTGAAGCACGCCGCCTGCTGGGTGAAGCGGGTTTTTCCGCCGGTTTTTCAATGGGGTACCTGTGCCGGGCCGAAAACGGATTGCCCGGCGGTCAATTCCTTAAGGATCAACTAGCCGGTTTGGGAATTGATCTCCGGCTGCAGATCGTCGATGAGGCAGAATGGAACCGCGGTCGGGTTAGCCTGGATTATGATTCCCAATCCGGAGCCCTTTCAGTATTGCCTATTCCTGAAGGTACTGAAGGAGTTTACGGCCGCTTCAGTAAAGCTCCTGATGCTTATGCCAAACATGAAGACTTAGAAATCGACCGTTTCTATCGCGAATTGAAAGATGCTTCGACCTATGACCGCCGTTTAGACGTTTGGACGCAACTTCAGAAGTACCTGTTTGTGGATCAGACTTATATCATCCCCATCGCCGAAATCACCTATGTCCAGGCGTTCCGGGATTATGTTAAAGGTCTGGTCATCCCGCCCGAAGACGGTCATACTTTCACGGATTATGCCACGGTCAGCTTGGAGCGGTAA
- a CDS encoding ABC transporter permease, with the protein MDRLRSVLMSPWVSRIASFLFTCLIASVIIFLILRLLPGDVADLIAGDVVSAPEFKEAVRAELGLDQPLYMQYGDWLLSIISGNFGGSSLISGQPIGELLARQVPVTILLAMGVVLLSLVTGLPLGIAAAMKKDQWPDTVIRLLVIPGQSLPGFWLAIICLLILAAVFKWSPPLVYSFPWQDPWNHFQMIIIPLLLLTWEYGSHIMRVTRSGIVAAMQEDQIKALRAKGLTERQIIVRHALRAAAPSLIATMALQFGVLLGGVMILESIFGLPGVGRGLIGAALQRDLPVIQTYVLLIVVIVLLVNLAADRLHRAADPRLPSGAEL; encoded by the coding sequence GTGGATCGCCTCCGGTCTGTTCTCATGTCCCCATGGGTCAGCCGGATAGCTTCCTTTCTATTTACCTGTTTGATCGCTTCAGTCATCATTTTCTTGATTTTGAGGCTTCTCCCTGGAGATGTCGCCGATTTGATTGCGGGCGACGTCGTTTCCGCCCCGGAATTTAAAGAAGCGGTCAGGGCAGAACTTGGGCTGGATCAACCACTGTACATGCAGTATGGGGACTGGTTGCTCAGTATTATCAGTGGAAATTTCGGGGGGAGTTCCCTTATCTCCGGTCAGCCAATCGGGGAACTTCTGGCTAGACAAGTTCCTGTCACCATCCTGCTGGCAATGGGCGTGGTCTTATTATCTCTCGTGACCGGACTCCCCTTAGGCATCGCCGCAGCCATGAAAAAAGATCAGTGGCCGGACACAGTCATCCGCCTTCTGGTAATCCCCGGCCAATCTCTGCCTGGATTCTGGTTGGCTATTATTTGCCTTTTGATACTCGCCGCAGTTTTCAAATGGTCCCCGCCGCTGGTGTATTCTTTCCCCTGGCAAGATCCGTGGAACCATTTTCAAATGATTATTATTCCTCTGCTCCTGCTAACCTGGGAGTACGGATCCCATATTATGAGGGTCACCCGTTCCGGTATTGTAGCCGCGATGCAAGAGGATCAAATTAAAGCCCTCAGAGCAAAAGGACTCACCGAAAGACAAATCATTGTCCGTCACGCTCTCCGGGCGGCCGCGCCCTCGCTAATCGCCACCATGGCGCTCCAATTCGGCGTGCTCCTTGGCGGCGTCATGATCCTGGAGTCCATATTTGGTCTGCCCGGAGTTGGCCGCGGTTTGATAGGAGCCGCTTTGCAGCGAGATCTCCCGGTGATCCAGACATATGTACTGCTGATTGTGGTCATTGTCTTGCTGGTCAATCTGGCGGCTGACCGCCTGCACCGGGCAGCGGACCCGAGATTGCCGTCGGGTGCAGAACTATGA